One Halobacterium wangiae genomic window, GTCGGCGCGGCACTGCTCTCGCTGGTGAACTACGCGAACCGCTGGCTCGCGCTCGTCGTCGGCGTGGTCGTCGTCTTCCTCGTCGGTCGCGTCCCAATCGTCGGCGGTATCGTCGAGTTCCTCGTCCTCCTACTCGGCCTCGGTGGACTCGCACTCACCACCGTCTACTGGGGGCGCCGCCGTCGTCGGCGCGACACGAGTGAACCGATGCGGACGGGCACGGACGAGCGCTAACCACACGGCTGAAGGTCGCCCGTCGGCTACGCCACTGCATGCAGGTGACCGTCGAGGTGGTCGGCGAGGACACCCACGAGTTCGACGTGACCGACGAGACGTACGCCGACCTCCTCGAAGTAGTGGAGCTCAGCCCGCACGAGGTGTCGGTGATGGTCGAGGGGCGCCCGGTCCCCGAGGACCAGCCGGTCGACACCGACCACGTGCGCGTGCTCAGACTCATCCGTGGCGGGTAGCGTCGACGTCCGGCCAGCGTCGACCCGCGACCACCTCGGTGTGATGCGGGTGCTCGACGGCGCGAACCTCGAACTCTCCGCGACCACCGCCGCGGACCGTATCGACGCTGGCACGGTGTTCGTCGCGGACGACGACAACCGCATCGTCGGGGCGCTCGTCGCGATATCCCGAGACGAGGGTGCTCACGTCGAGGCCGTGGCCGTCCGCCGGAAGCGGCGCGCGAGCGGCATCGGCTCCGCGCTCGTCGAGGCGGCGGCCGACCGGTGGACGCCGCTCACTGCGGACTTCGATCCTCCAGTCAAACCGTTCTACGACTCGCTGGGCTTCGACATCGAGCAGAACGGCGACCGCTACCGCGGCGTCCGCGACTGATCCTCAGACGAGTGGTTCGACGAGGTCGACGCCCGCGTCGAGTAGTTCCGCGACGCGTTCGCCGCTGTCGCCCTCGGCGTAGACGCGCATCTTCGGTTCCGTGCCCGACGGGCGGACGAGCAGCCACGTGCCGTCGGCGAGCAGGATCTTGAAGCCGTCCGTGTCGTTGACGCGCTCGACGGCGACGCCCGCCACCGCCTCGGGGAGCCGCGTTTCGAGGTCGGCGAGCACCGCGGCCTTCCGGTCGTCGGGGCAGTCGACGCTGCGCTTGTCCTGGTGGATCTCGCCGTGCTCGGCGGCGATGGCGTCGAGGCGGTCGTCGAGGTCCCGTTCGCTGGCGGCGGCGCTCGCGACCAGCGCCATCAGCACGCCGTCCTTCTCGCGGACGTGGCCGCGCATCGTGTAGCCGCCGGACTCCTCGCCGCCGAACAGCGCGTCGTGTTCGCCCATCGCCGCCGCGACCCACTTGAAGCCGACCGGCGTCTCGACGACGTCGCAGCCGTGGGCTTCGGCGATGCGGTCGACGAGGAACGTCGTGGAGACGGTGCGGATGGCCGTCCCCGTGTCGGACTCGAGG contains:
- the samp2 gene encoding ubiquitin-like small modifier protein SAMP2, which translates into the protein MQVTVEVVGEDTHEFDVTDETYADLLEVVELSPHEVSVMVEGRPVPEDQPVDTDHVRVLRLIRGG
- a CDS encoding GNAT family N-acetyltransferase — encoded protein: MAGSVDVRPASTRDHLGVMRVLDGANLELSATTAADRIDAGTVFVADDDNRIVGALVAISRDEGAHVEAVAVRRKRRASGIGSALVEAAADRWTPLTADFDPPVKPFYDSLGFDIEQNGDRYRGVRD